The window aaacccCGGCACAGAAGATAGCAGCGTAGTTTTTCTTGTTAGTAAACCTCTGTACTCGATGTCCTGACAGGCTGAAGTTTGTGCaacctccacaaacacaataatttaccattacgatgataaatagaatacaaaaactaccgaaaacacactgattcacggCCGCTGTTGCTAAATACCAATATATTCtgcactgaatcaacactgagctCTGCGAACATCTCCCTGTAGTGACGTAAAATGACGCGACGCCGAAAAAAAGCGGTTTTTACAGAGACCgtcactttatctactaaattAATGCCCTTATGTctcgcaaaacatttttaaaccctgcagtacctttttatatggtatttttgtacaaggttatatattcatctcgaaaaaaatgttaaacctgcaatatgcactttaaaatcgagaaatctgtattttttacccagccctatttgttaaTGTATCTGCTATTGACAGTGCCAATTGAAAGTTTTGTGTTGTAGCTACGATGCAGAAAAGCAAAGCCTGCTAGTTAAGATTATTGTGTTGATTTAGCTTTCAGCTGCGGGCCCACTTTTACCAACAATTGTGTAAATTATGCATATTGTTCGCTAATGATGCAACCTTTGcgaatattttgttttgaacCAATGGTTCGGAGTGCGTATcaaaccaaagtccctttaacacaagtcatttcactcgccggccatctttgaaatgcctctcgggcattcaagtgcagctcccaTCTCTTTGAAttgggaaacatcaaattctccaaagctgttcgccAAGCtatcgattaaatttcatatttgaaatcaccaatgaaatctgacaacaactgtcttataaattttgtttctaaacgctcgaatcatgacaaaaaactgtatttttcaggctggatcaagctaatgctcatgcgcagtcctaaatgcacatctcttgtgcctcattttggaggtgcgcgtctgactgtttctataggaaccggagcttctaacggccaaTGCAGTGACGCGTTGACTTTACCAATCGCGATTGGcccttatttagaaggcgggacttattccgccatattgcgcgttgcatttctcccattcataataatacgagtgattttgtgttattctatagtctttggtatcaaactgccaaagtcatgtgatttcagtaaacaaggcttcattacgtcatcatCCATTTCGAAAAGtttagaaatttcaatggttcgcCGCTAGGGGGCGATGATCTCAGTGAACCCATGAACCagtgaccaatcacaacaccaTGATCCAGTCAACCACTCAGAGCATTCATAGTAATGCTCTGTTTAGGTCCTGTCTCTGACAGTCTGGGAAGAGTGGTGCTGCAACTatgtcaaatatgtgaaaaataatgtgttttttgaacattcaagcatgaaaacctattttagtagagcccaaaacaatatcaagactttgtaaaagagcataataggtccttttTAAGATCCTTaggatcaaaaaataaaaaaaacacacaaaccctAAACTACACcacaaaagacatttaaatgacAACAggtaataaaaagaaaatcaaagaaaaaaagataaatagaTGGCTAGAATCACACTATATAGGTAgaaaatattgcaatataatttttttttttttatcttgaaCGTACCTTAATAAGTTGTTCCTGCACTTTTGCTGCATCGGCTGGGCTGAAGTGTTTGGCTAGGACAGTAGACAATAACTGCCATACGCCACTGCCTGCTTTATCATTATTACAGCTGCTGGTTCCCCCCGCGCCACTGCTCCTCTCTCCCGCCGGCCGCACTACCAGATTCAGCTTGGCCTCCGGTCCAATGGAATAATCACTCAATCTGTGTTCATCTGTGAACCGCAAAACAACCGTCACAATGACATACACAACACACCGCATGCAAACTGCCAATGACTGGAATTCTGCCTCAAATCTGAGAAAAACACTGCAGGAGGAAatcataataaaaaagactgttAGCGTTACCTTAAATGATGATTTACTGATCAATATTTTACCTGCAAGCGCTTTTCCTTTATACAGCAGTCTCTGCTGACTTGGAGGGATGTTTAAACGCTCTGATACCAACTCTTTTACAGTCGATaccttttcattttctgtcacCTGTGCATCAAAAGAACACATCTGCTGACAAAAGCATTGTATAAATTCACTGGCACAgatgatttaaatatttatacatatgACCTGAGTTTGTATAACTGAACCGATTGCTTTCTGTGTGTCAGTCTAACTGGGGTTATACCAGGGTTATTTCTAGTCTTTttaaatggaatattgcagtatttattataaatgatttattcgtGCACATCATTTAAATTACGTGCCCTTGTAATCTttattcaaaaaagaaaaaataacttCCTCTCCCTCTCTTCTCTCATGATGTGTTCACTGGTGCGAGGGTGGgaaaacctgtcactcacatgagatccaccaatattATTGAATTAATtacccatggacaaaatcaagtcccgccctacattttttcttgttttgaaGCGGTTTCACTCGAATATAAGTCACAATAGTAAAGAAAAGACAATCACAACTTCTGTTTCCTGCCGActctgctggaagctagttatttgaattgaTAAAGTTTGGATGTATggatattttttcaaaaaaatgcagagtttaactgcacaatggctgctaaaaatgacaataaagccagcaaagattgcagttcagtctccatgttattgtttacatggtcgtcaaggatacgcagagcgaacatgggcagccacgccatcattttcaaaagtctcaGTTTTGGTTAGTTTACCCTAAAATGCAACCCCAGCATTTTCAAACTATAACGCAGTCTACAgcgtttttgaaagtctccatTTTCAAGGTTCGAAAACGTCGGCGTTGTgtaaaaggtgcaatatgtaatatttttgcagtgaaatatccaaaaaccactaggccagtgttacatattttgttcacttgtgtacttacaatatcccaaatgtttgcaactatttgtaaatcgtgagaaaattgccattttaaccaaggctcggGACGTGcaaggagtcgcctgtcaattgcgtcatacctgcgttaccctcggttaccggttttattttgtagaaaccatggaaacaccaaagacgctttaatataatacacattttaatagacaagggaacaactgttttgatatatttatagacagaaaactaattgttgttatatcgctcaacacgtttagttttttatttaaatctaattttcttgatgttttgtgagtaccatgctttacgcctcagagaaaaacattattttgtgaagtagctaacatagcataatcagatgcagctttatttttagtaacagtaatacagcatttccatcatacaatatgttttaaaattaattgcatgccattcatcaacacaagccatccagcatttaatataatattctgaaatcgatctatcttactgcagtgtgtaacagtgtctcacagcagccgctgagcgaacgcacagagtaacgtaataaaataatttaacacacccaaatgtatctaatatgataaacagagctgcgttacctaaTACTCATGAGGAAAAGCGgtagcagcgccggcgactgtgtcataataaaagttctgctgctcgtgaggcgtgtgttgatcaatcactccagctcctcgttcagctccacaacactcgctcctgctctgcttcatactacagtaatgttaataatcacatccatgaacatgatttcttcccgaatCCTATCCCTATtattttgcaccgtccgttgaggtggagaccacatgtcccaagattcctctctcaaacttggcgtcatcaagctacgcctttgttttgaataggcttctagcgacctctagcggacaaaattattacatactgcaccttaaCAACAGGCGTAACCGTAGCAAAACTTGtgcgttttaaaacaaaaacgcactaatgtaatgtaaacattcaaCAACTCTGACATCAGTTGTGGTGAACTGACGCTCAAGCATGTTTGacgtgcaagaaccaatgaggttcattctcgttttacgagcttctggaagaggtttgttctcgtgcaTCAAGCAAGtacagttgagcttctgtttatgtttgctgatcaatgtttatatgtgaacaaaaacctaaattcaatctgttcatcacataaagcaatcaagtctcttcagaaaatgtggacTACACCACTCGATTcacatggattagttttacgatctctttatgaacgttttgaagcgtcaaagtggtagttgtgtagctgtctatcAATGGAGGagcagaaagctctcagatttaatttaaaatatcttaatttgtgttctgaagatgaatggtgtggaatgacacgagggtgagtaaatgatgacattttcttttttttttttcttttttttgggtgaactaaccctttaactgacaTAAAATATTTGTCTAGTTACTGAGGCAGCATTTCACAGTTTAATTAGTTTAACTTGCCTggttaaaactaaaactgaaataaaaatacgtaaaaattcaaatttaaaatgtacatacacatataatagtatctcaataatactaaaaaaatgACAGCGTGTTATACTACGAACAAAAATTTTAGCAAAGTACTCATGTACTGTAACTAGTAAATGGGCACTACATAAACATAATCATGGATTATGTTTATGTAGAGCCCATTTACTAGTTACAGTACACCGAAAACCATTTTCCTGATCTAACTAGTTTACTGCCACTGACTCAAAACCTAGTGATCTTTCTaccttttttaattattaaatgctTGAAAGAACAGTTACAACTGTCATACCATAATACCATACCAATAAACAATACGTCAGGGTCCAACAGTCTTTCTGTCCTCAAACACAGCATTATCTTTCTACCTAGACATCATTTCTGTGACTCAGACACGTTCAACACCGCATATGAACTCAAAACTGCCACCTAGGTAGGCAG of the Megalobrama amblycephala isolate DHTTF-2021 linkage group LG12, ASM1881202v1, whole genome shotgun sequence genome contains:
- the ubl4a gene encoding ubiquitin-like protein 4A isoform X1, yielding MILTVKPLQGKECNVQMCSFDAQVTENEKVSTVKELVSERLNIPPSQQRLLYKGKALADEHRLSDYSIGPEAKLNLVVRPAGERSSGAGGTSSCNNDKAGSGVWQLLSTVLAKHFSPADAAKVQEQLIKDYERSLRQLSLDDIERLASRLLHPETEAMDTSYMD
- the ubl4a gene encoding ubiquitin-like protein 4A isoform X2; its protein translation is MILTVKPLQGKECNVQVTENEKVSTVKELVSERLNIPPSQQRLLYKGKALADEHRLSDYSIGPEAKLNLVVRPAGERSSGAGGTSSCNNDKAGSGVWQLLSTVLAKHFSPADAAKVQEQLIKDYERSLRQLSLDDIERLASRLLHPETEAMDTSYMD